The following nucleotide sequence is from Flavobacterium sp. N1736.
ATTCAACGGCACCTTTACCTTTACCCATACGTACCTCAAGAGGCTTCTTAGTAATTGGTTTGTCTGGAAATATTTTGATCCATAATTGTCCTTCTCTCTTCATGAAACGAGTTGCAGCAATACGTGCAGCTTCGATTTGACGAGAAGTTAAGAACATTCCATCTTCATGTACAGATTTAATACCAAACATTCCATTAGAAAGTTCATGCCCTCTTTGAGAGTTACCTTTCATTTTACCCTTTTGTACCTTACGGTATTTTGTTCTTTTAGGCTGTAACATTTTTCTTTAGTTTAAAAATTTACTTTCTTTTACGAGCGTCTGGTTTTCCACCTTTATTAAA
It contains:
- the rplP gene encoding 50S ribosomal protein L16; this encodes MLQPKRTKYRKVQKGKMKGNSQRGHELSNGMFGIKSVHEDGMFLTSRQIEAARIAATRFMKREGQLWIKIFPDKPITKKPLEVRMGKGKGAVEYWAAVVKPGRIMFEVGGVPLSVAKEALRLAAQKLPVKTKFVVARDFEA